In Bacteroidales bacterium, the sequence AATACTAACGGTTTTTTAAAAACAATGCCGCTAAGTAGCATAAATCAGTAATTTACCCCCCCCGTAGCTGCCGCTATTGTATTTTAAAAAAAATTAGCATATTTTTGCATTAAAGTAGGGGCACACGCAAGCAAGGTAATTACAAAGTAATTAGAATTGACTAAATGTCAATTCGTGCCGAAGGTTGGAGAGCACAGTGCTCTGTGCGACGGGGGTGTGTCCGCAGATGCCAGTTTTTAGTATTCCTAATGACCCTAATGACTTAAATGACCCTAAGAAATAAAATATTAACCAAAAATAAACAATTATGCAACAAAACTACATCAAACAAATGCTGATGTTCTTAACATTCATATCGGTACCGTGGCTATCGACTCATGCAACCGACTATATGAATGTCTATTTAACATCACAAGGCTCATTTCAGTCAATCAGCATTGACGAAATAGACAAAATCACCTTCCCTTCGGAAGATGAAGTAAACATCACTGTGTCGGGAGTTGTAACACCTATGGCTATAAATGATATTGAGGTTATCACCTTTGGCGATACCGATATCACCTCCATAGAGGAGGCAGTAGCAGAGGTAGCTGATATAGAGATAATCTATAGCAATGGCGAAGTACGTATAACCTCACCCGAAGTAATTAACCAAGTGCAACTCTACAATATGCAAGGCGTGTTGATGCAATCGCTTACACCCGGAGTAGAAACTGCAACACTTGATGTAAGCAACTACCCCACAGGCATCTATATTGTAGCCGTACAATCAAATGGAGAGA encodes:
- a CDS encoding T9SS type A sorting domain-containing protein; its protein translation is MQQNYIKQMLMFLTFISVPWLSTHATDYMNVYLTSQGSFQSISIDEIDKITFPSEDEVNITVSGVVTPMAINDIEVITFGDTDITSIEEAVAEVADIEIIYSNGEVRITSPEVINQVQLYNMQGVLMQSLTPGVETATLDVSNYPTGIYIVAVQSNGEIETKKIIK